The nucleotide window AAGCCTATACTGCACGTAAAAGTATCTGACCCTAAGAATGAAAATTCTGCTGAGATAGATGTACTAGTTAACACTGGATTTTCTGGTTGGTTACTCCTCAACTACGAAATTTATACGAAACTTAACTATATGGAGATTCCTATTACTAGGAAATACAGAAGCATTTTAGGTAATATTGAAGTTTACATGGCCAAAGCTAGTATTTCTATCAATCGTTTAAATATAGATGCATTTATTGAGTCCTCTCCTTATGTAGAAATGAACCTACTAGGGAGAGAAATATTAAAGAAACTAAATATATGCTTCTATAGAATGAATAAAATATGCATCTACTCTGATGTAGTTTAACACTCGCAGAGACTAAATTTTCCTTACAAATTTAGAAGAGAGGAAAAAAGAAGAATATAGTTCTTGATTATAATAGACCTCTGGCCTTCATTGCCTTTACTACTCTATCCACAGCTAAAGCCATTGCCACAGTCCTCAAATCTTGATCAGCAAACTTCCTCTTATGAAAATCGTATAAAGTGTTAAAAGCGTTAGTCATTCTATCAATAATAAGTTTCTTAGCCTCCTCATCACTAATTATCCCACCAGACTTATTGTTAGCCCACTCCACGTAACTTCCAACGACTCCACCAGCATTAGCCAAAATGTCTGGTATAACAACTATACCACTTTGTTTTATTACATCGTCTGCATCTGCAGTCAATGGACCATTTGCACCTTCAACAATAAGCTTAGCCTTAACCTTGGGTGCATTAAATTTATTTATGACATTTTCCACTGCGGCTGGAATTAATATATCACAATCACTTATTAGCAACTCTTCATTTGTAACCTTTTTACCCTCTGGATAATTCACAACACTACCCGTTCTCTGAACAACTTCCAACGCCTTATTAACGTCTATTCCATTCTCATTAATTACCCCTCCCCCAATATCACTAACTCCAATTATTTTAGCCCCCATTTCGCTCAAGAATTTAGCGGTAAAAGAACCAACGTTTCCGAACCCTTGAATTATAACCCTTGATCCTTCAATTCCTCCTATGAACTTATTAGCAGCCTCTCTAGCAATTGTTGCTACACCTAACCCTGTACTGTATAATCTAACACCTATCCCTCCTAGTTCATAAGGCTTACCGGTAAACACTGCGAAATCAACTTCACCAGTTATCTTTATGTATTCGTCTAGGAACCAAGCCATAGTTTGAGGATTAGTATTAATGTCAGGCGCTGGGATGTCCACATTACTACCCAAATAGTTGTGAATTAATTGAATGTATTTTCTAGACAGATCCTCCAATTCCTTTAATGTTAGCTTCTTAGGATCTACTCTTATCCCACCCTTTCCTCCACCATAGGGTAATAATAACAAGGAATTCTTCCACGTCATAATCATTGATAATGCTATTACTTCTTCTTGTGTAACATTGGGACTGTATCTAACTCCTCCCTTATATGGGCCTAAGGCCGAATTGTGTTGACTTCTCCAACCCACAAACGTCCTTAACTTACCATCAGAACCCCTAATTTGTATCTTAACTTGTATAACCCTTTCCGGCTGGGAAAGGGCTTCTAGAGTATCAATATCTAAACCCAACAATTCTCCAACTTTATACAACTTCTTAACTTGTTGGACGAACAAATTCGAGGTAAGGAGTTCTTCCATCGCTTTAATCAAATACTTTAAGAATAAAAAATTATTCCAACTCAATTTTGAAAATTTTTAATATACAGTTCTCCTAAAGTGAGAAAGACAAATTGATATTAGAGGTCTTCTCAAAGTGCAGAAACTAAATATAAGGTTTTTAGCGACTCTTGAATACTTTTAAGTATACTTGAGGTAACAAGGACTTTCCTATAAGCACTTTTTTCGATCAAAAAGTTTAAATATTTACTCTACCAAAGTAAAGTTGAGTGAAGAAAAAATGAGTGAAGAAAGTCCATTTGATAAGATTATGCATATGCCTCTTGATAAAGTAAGAGAAATACTTAATAGAACAAACCTGGAGAGGCAAGTATTTAATGAAATTGTCGGAGATAACTGGAAGGTAAAAATCATAGAAACAAAAGTGAATAAAAATAATTATGAAACTATATATAGATTATATGGTATTTATCTCGGAGATAAATCCGTAGCAGTAAGTGTTACAAGTGACGGAAAACTTAGACATATAATATTAAATGACGTAAAAGTAGTTAGTGAAACAGACCAGACTGTAAAGAAGAAAAATACCATGCTATTACTGGACTATGAAAATCAGAGGGCGATATTTACTGAAGGTGAAATGGAACTATGGAAAGGTAAAATTGGTTTTGACGCAATTAAGTCAATTAATATCCTAAAGAACGAATCAAGGGACTTTCAATGAATATAAGTAGTCAGAATAAAATTTATACTGTGAAGAGAAATTTAATACTTGAATATTGCAAGACTCCTAAATCCTTCACGGAACTAAGGGATCTAACTGGGATGTCTGATGCGGGTCTATCTAAGGCACTAAACGACCTTATAAAGAAAGGGTACTTGCAGAAGACTTCGGATGGAAAATATGTGATAACCGATAAGGTAATGCAAAGCTATAAGGAGAGAATTGTTAATAGGATTTGGTTTAAATATCAAGGAATCTCAGATGAGAAAATTGAAAAAATAGCTGATCTTTTGAAGGACGAGGGAGAATTTTATATTCTAGCTTCTAAAGGCAAGGATAAGACAGACGACTTAACGCTTCTGCTACAATATCTATTTCTACTTACATACGAAATTGAGGGGTCAAAGGAGCTGAAAGTCACGCAATAGAATAGATAGCCAATTTTGTAAATTAACATACAATATAGCTATTAACCTAAAAATTCGTCACTTAGCTGATCTTCATAAAGAGAAGTCTTACACTGATATTCGTATATGTGTTTGAGATATAGAAATAAATAATATGATTATAAAATTAACTTTGACTCTTCCTCCAAGCACTATGGACGATTCGTTTTATTCTTTATGACAGAAAAAGATTAGATACTAAAGAGTTTGGACTTTATTTCGTGCTTAGCATTAGTTACTGTACTAAAATATAGATATCTTATTAAATTTCGATTAAGAACTGCCTTTATAGAATCTTAATAAGATGTAATTATAAAAACTTTTATAAAAAGATTATAATTCCTTTAATACTTCGGCCAAGCTTATTTCTTGATGAGATGTTATGACAATGCTATAATTATCTTGTTTATTTATCCCTATCATTACGAATAGGCTCCTATTGTAATAAGTTGCATTTATTGAATAGACTACAACAGTAGCATTCTTAAAAACGACTTTCCCGGCTACAGTAAAGTTACCTATGGTTATGTTAAAGTACTTTAAAAGTTTGGTCACACTACTAAAGTTACCGGTACTCTTCAATATTAGTTGGCTATTTGACGAGAATAATTGAAAACTACCATAAGTTGTATTGCCATATGCTATTACATTAATAGATGGTTGAGATGCAAAGATTTTCTGTGAGGTGTAAAGGTACTTTAGGAGAAAGAAAGTAGTGTTAAAACTTGCGTTATCCTTGACAATATAAAAGTAATGTCCATCAAATCCAAAAGCACTAGTGTTTTTATAATCATAAAGTAAGGTATTATATTGGCCGTATACAAAGCCGTGTTTCACTAAAGTTTTATTTATTATTGTGAAGGCAAATGATGACAAGGGACTAGAAGCCTTAAAATAGCCTATTATTGCGAAGGTGTTATTGAACGATATGAAATTTATTGTACCATTACCAATTATTTGAGATGCTAGTGATAATGCTAGTGTTGCATTAGTATTATTAACATAGTATGAGATGAAATTGGTTATGGGTGAAATATTATACGTATGTATTTCATCTAATGTGGAATAGTGGAATGTATCGGTTGTAGAACCACTCTCTTGAGTAGTTGGGTGTGTGCTGGCCAAGACGACGATAAACGCAGATATCAAAACAATAATTGTTAAAATAATGGGTTTTTTTGCATTCATACACTATAATCTTTTGGTTAACAAATAAACTTTTTGCAAACCCGTGCTTTGTTGAATACTTCAATTTTCTAAGATGTTAAGCTCATTAAGTTTTCTTAAATTCGAAATCAGGCGTTGATTTAAAAGTAAGTTCCACGTTAACTCAGATAAAAATTAAGTAACCCACAAAGCAGCAAACCCGCTATTATACACGCTTTTAAACAGGAATATAAATTATTATACAGTAAAATGATCGTTGTAAGCAGTATTGTCAAGAAATACGGCAATAAAATAGCATTGGATAACATCTCATTAGAGGTTAAGAAAGGGGAATTCGTCTCACTTATAGGCCCTAACGGTGCGGGAAAAACTACACTTATCCGAATCCTACTAACTCTAATGAAGCCAGATAAGGGGGAAGTGCAAATACTAGGAGAAAATCCTTTTAGAAACAAGAGAATCTTTAAGGCGATTGGCTACGTTCAAGAGATCCCCAATTACCCACCATTTCTTACTGGAAGGCAAGTGTTAGAACTTTCAGCTAAGATAAGAGGAGTAGATAAAAGTGAGGTGAAGAGGGTTTTAGAATTTGTTGAAATGGAGAACTACGCTAACAGTCCCATAATTAAATACAGTAAGGGAATGGTTCAGAGAATAGCAATAGCCGAATCCTTACTTGGGAATCCATCTATTCTAATAATGGATGAGCCGAACATGGGAATTGACCCTATTTTTTCTTTGAAGACAAGAGAGTTACTAAATAAGTTGAAGAGAAAAGATAACGTATCGATTTTGATGACATCCCACGAATTAGAGGATGTAAAGAAGTTATCTGATAGAATATTCATGATATATAAGGGGAAGATAGTTTTTAGCGGTACCGTTGAGGATATGATTAAGGAGTTTTTAGGTATACAAGTAATAGTTGAAACTGATGAAATTGAAAATGCTGAAGAGGCACTAAAGGGGATAGAGTATGTTAAAGGGGTATTCAACGATGGGAATAGGTTAATAGTTAAACTTAACGAGGATAGAAGAGAAGATCTGTTAAGGGATTTGGTTACAAGTGGTGTTAAGGTAAAGGGTTTCTATATTGACCTAAACTTGGAAGAGGCTTACATGAGGGCGTTGAGGAATGTTTGAGATAATGCTTTACGAATGGAGAAGGGCAATAGCTAGGAAGAAGGTTATAGTACTATCTATAATAACGTTTATATTTGAGCTTGGGATTTATTTAGCAATATACTTAGCACCTTCACACTCACTTAAGACCTTAATAATCCCTCTCTCTCCCTATTTATGGGCTCTTGGAGTATTATTACCACAAGTGCTCCTAATACACTTCTTAGCAATATCAATAGCTTCTGGATCGATGGCAGAGGAATATGAACAAGGAACAGTGGATTATTTCATATCAAAACCAATAACGAGGTTGAGGTTTGTTATGGAGAAGTGGCTTGGTTCATTCTCCTTACTTTTAATCATTTACCTATTCATGGTAGTGCTTGCCTTAATCCTTTCATCTCTTCTCTTTGGAGTACAAAGTGAGTTAATACTATTACCTGAGCTTTTCTTTTCGATAATATTCTCAACACTAGTTTTCCTCAACATTGCATTTGCAATAGGTGAAATACTAAGGAGGAGCAATCTATCCTTTACAATTAGTGGATTTATCTTAATAGCCTCAATAATAGTATCTGACGTACTTGTCTTCGTGTCTGTAATAACGCACAACAGCAACTATGAAACGATTTCTGAGTACTTACCAACCTGGGGTTCCACGGAGTTACCATTTATGCTATTACACAACTCTCCATTTTCAGCAATAGCTAGAGGACTGAACATTTTACCTTCCATAAGCAATAATGTGAGTTTAGCAATTGTGTCGATTGTTGTGTACTCCCTTATTCCCTTAGTTTTATCGATAATAAATTTTCTGGGAAGAGACATATCGAAGAAGGTAAGTTAGTAAGGTACTTTTTATATCATGAAAAACAATAATTTCTTGACCTCGGGGTTTGGGCTTCATAGGATTTCATAATATTTAATATCAATCCTCAGCCCTTGGGCTTCACCAAAGTCACGGGGCATTGCCCCACTCATACCCCTCCGCCCCTTTAGCGGGATAACCCCAACCCAACGGACTATCCGTTGGGGAAATCCGTACATCTTTGATTTTTATTGTCACACCTCGTCGTGACGTTGTCCAAGATGATAAAAATGGGAAATTGATGAGTAATATTAATAAGAAATTGGGATGAGATAATATTATGAAGACACTTTCAACTGAGAAAGACCTTTTGCTCAAGGTCGATAAAGTATTTCCATGGGAAACGTTTAGGGGTAAACTTGAGTCACTTTACTCCAAGAAACCCAAGTGGGACGTTATATTACTCCTCAAAGTCCTATTAATCAAGTTCGTCTACGAAATCTCTTGGTTAGAGGGAGAAATTAGGGATAGCAAAATGTTTATGAAATTCTTAGGTGGGAAAGTCCACCAAAGAGCACAATATTCTTCTTCTACAAGAAACAGTTGTTGATGAGGGGGAGAGAATGTGGACAATTCTAATGACTCAACAAGGCCTTAGACAAGGTGATTAACGAGTATAGGGAGAAGGGTTTCGAACTTGAGGTAGGAAGAGAAAAAACGACAAATTCGAGAACTATTACATAATTGATACATTCTTCCGCGAGGGAAAGAGGAGTTTTCAAACCGGTCTAGAGAAGATCTCACTTGACCTTGATGAGATGAAATTTAACGACGATTTTCTCCTCATGAGTTATACTGTTTCTAAGCTCAAGTACTTTACAAGCTTTAGTATAAGGGTGGTTGGGGTAGGAAGCATGGTAAGTCATACTTTGGTTTTAAGGTTTGTTAAGATGAGTACTAATCTTGTTAGGAATTTTAAGGTTGGCTAATTTGAGTGATTTGGCCTTTTCCTTTGATGGTTTTAAGCTCTTGGCTGATAGGGCTTCTAGGAAGAACATCTTGGTTAAGGGCGTTAGTTCTGCTAGGCTTCCGGTTGAGGGTAGTGGGATCAAGATTAGGGAAGGTAAGGCTTCAGCAACGACTTTGAGGGGTCCAATAGAGTCTTCTTATAGGAACATTAAGGCTTTTCTTCCATTTACTGGTTCTACTAAGTTTGTTTTCCGCACGTTGATCTTCGTGCTGGCCCTTGTACTCTACTCCTTATATACCATATTCAAGGGGGAGGTGGGGAGAGAGGAGTTTAGATTATTATTAATTCTTTTATTTCCTGATTTATTCAATCCAGAGAATTTTACATTTAATGTAATTGAAACACTTATTTACACTATAGATTTATTTTTAAGGAGGTGATTTTGGGTCTACCGGTGACGGTAGACCCAAAATCATTTTACAAAAAATAATTTTGGTTGGGTAATATCAGATTCTGAAAAATAATAGAATTTATAGCTTTGACAAGAACGCAATTAATTGAAGAAAGATTTAAGGTGAGGAAGCCGGTATTATCACGTGGTGAAGACAAGGTGATAACACCTGGTCTTCCTCACCAAAATAATCTACAACAAGTAGGGTATAAATTACTTTCCATGTTGAGCTTCAAGGGAAGAAAGGCGGAGGAGGTATCGAGAGTTCTGGTCTCCGCGTGCTTGTGGAACGACTCCGTGGAAAGCAAGTCCAAAGGGTATAACGTGTCACCACAGACCGTGAGGAACTACGTGGAGGAGCAGGGAACTGAGGTGATCGAGAAGCTATTAGAGTCCATGAGGAGGATTTCCATGGAGATACTCAAGGGAGTGAAGGAAGTCGACATCTCCATAGACTGGACAACCAAGACGTGGTATGGTAAGCCGGTGGAGGGACTGGGTAGTTCAGCCAAGGGGAACTCGTGGAACTACGCTACCGCGACCACGAAGTATCAGAATATGGTGCTCCTCCTAGCTTTCGTTCCCCAAGTTAACGGGATGAGCAAGGATGAGATCGTGAAGCTTCTCATGGAGCAAATTGTGGGAATGGGCTTCAAGGTGGGGCTCGTAACCTTGGACGCGGGATTCTACACCGTGGAAGTCCTCAAGTTCATATCGCAGTTCAAGTTCGTGATAGGAGTCCCTGTGGGGGACGTGAAGATCTACGAGGAGTTCGACGGAGAGTACACGACAAACAGTAAGAGGCATAAGAAGGAAGAGCAGGTCAAGTTCAGACTCCTGGTGTATGGTAAGGAAATCGTTAAGAAGAGGAAGAAGACCGTGGTGTACTTCGCGAGGGCGACCAACCTCGACCTACCCAAGAGGGAAGTGCTGAAGTTGTACAACAAGGTTAGGAGTCCCATTGAGACGTCTTACAGGAACATCAAGGCCTTCCTTCCCTTCACGAGCTCCACCAAGTTCATCTTCCGCGAGTTGATCTTCGTGCTGGCCATGATCTTCTACTCGCTTTACACCGTGTTTAAGAACGTCATGACAAGAGAGGAGTTTAGATTGCTGCTCATCCTCTGCTTTCTAGACGATTTATCTGATCTAAAGGATTTTATATTTAATCTTGAGGAAACACTTATTAATACTATAGATTTATTTTTATGGAGGTGATTTTGGGTCTACCGGTGAGGGCGGGGTAGTTCACATTTTTAGTATGAGCAACTAACTATTAGTCTAGCCTTACAATGATCAGTAAATTTAATAAATACGGTGCCGTAATTTATACGGTGCCGTATAATTGCTATTTAACACGAGACCCAAGGAAGATAGGAAAGACCTATACGATAGGGAGAAGGAAATTGAAATGATTAAGGATAGCATTGCAAGAGGTG belongs to Saccharolobus solfataricus and includes:
- a CDS encoding ABC transporter ATP-binding protein, with product MIVVSSIVKKYGNKIALDNISLEVKKGEFVSLIGPNGAGKTTLIRILLTLMKPDKGEVQILGENPFRNKRIFKAIGYVQEIPNYPPFLTGRQVLELSAKIRGVDKSEVKRVLEFVEMENYANSPIIKYSKGMVQRIAIAESLLGNPSILIMDEPNMGIDPIFSLKTRELLNKLKRKDNVSILMTSHELEDVKKLSDRIFMIYKGKIVFSGTVEDMIKEFLGIQVIVETDEIENAEEALKGIEYVKGVFNDGNRLIVKLNEDRREDLLRDLVTSGVKVKGFYIDLNLEEAYMRALRNV
- a CDS encoding Glu/Leu/Phe/Val family dehydrogenase, coding for MEELLTSNLFVQQVKKLYKVGELLGLDIDTLEALSQPERVIQVKIQIRGSDGKLRTFVGWRSQHNSALGPYKGGVRYSPNVTQEEVIALSMIMTWKNSLLLLPYGGGKGGIRVDPKKLTLKELEDLSRKYIQLIHNYLGSNVDIPAPDINTNPQTMAWFLDEYIKITGEVDFAVFTGKPYELGGIGVRLYSTGLGVATIAREAANKFIGGIEGSRVIIQGFGNVGSFTAKFLSEMGAKIIGVSDIGGGVINENGIDVNKALEVVQRTGSVVNYPEGKKVTNEELLISDCDILIPAAVENVINKFNAPKVKAKLIVEGANGPLTADADDVIKQSGIVVIPDILANAGGVVGSYVEWANNKSGGIISDEEAKKLIIDRMTNAFNTLYDFHKRKFADQDLRTVAMALAVDRVVKAMKARGLL
- a CDS encoding MarR family transcriptional regulator, with amino-acid sequence MNISSQNKIYTVKRNLILEYCKTPKSFTELRDLTGMSDAGLSKALNDLIKKGYLQKTSDGKYVITDKVMQSYKERIVNRIWFKYQGISDEKIEKIADLLKDEGEFYILASKGKDKTDDLTLLLQYLFLLTYEIEGSKELKVTQ
- a CDS encoding ISH3 family transposase — translated: MITPGLPHQNNLQQVGYKLLSMLSFKGRKAEEVSRVLVSACLWNDSVESKSKGYNVSPQTVRNYVEEQGTEVIEKLLESMRRISMEILKGVKEVDISIDWTTKTWYGKPVEGLGSSAKGNSWNYATATTKYQNMVLLLAFVPQVNGMSKDEIVKLLMEQIVGMGFKVGLVTLDAGFYTVEVLKFISQFKFVIGVPVGDVKIYEEFDGEYTTNSKRHKKEEQVKFRLLVYGKEIVKKRKKTVVYFARATNLDLPKREVLKLYNKVRSPIETSYRNIKAFLPFTSSTKFIFRELIFVLAMIFYSLYTVFKNVMTREEFRLLLILCFLDDLSDLKDFIFNLEETLINTIDLFLWR
- a CDS encoding clan AA aspartic protease, which produces MNSLECFDINEKPILHVKVSDPKNENSAEIDVLVNTGFSGWLLLNYEIYTKLNYMEIPITRKYRSILGNIEVYMAKASISINRLNIDAFIESSPYVEMNLLGREILKKLNICFYRMNKICIYSDVV
- a CDS encoding ABC transporter permease, with protein sequence MFEIMLYEWRRAIARKKVIVLSIITFIFELGIYLAIYLAPSHSLKTLIIPLSPYLWALGVLLPQVLLIHFLAISIASGSMAEEYEQGTVDYFISKPITRLRFVMEKWLGSFSLLLIIYLFMVVLALILSSLLFGVQSELILLPELFFSIIFSTLVFLNIAFAIGEILRRSNLSFTISGFILIASIIVSDVLVFVSVITHNSNYETISEYLPTWGSTELPFMLLHNSPFSAIARGLNILPSISNNVSLAIVSIVVYSLIPLVLSIINFLGRDISKKVS